One Helicobacter cetorum MIT 00-7128 DNA window includes the following coding sequences:
- the carB gene encoding carbamoyl-phosphate synthase large subunit, with product MPKRTDISNILLIGSGPIVIGQACEFDYSGTQSCKTLKSLGYRVILINSNPATVMTDPEFSHRTYIQPITPENIAEIIKNEKIDAILPTMGGQTALNVVLEMHKRGMLEGIELLGAKIDAIKKGEDRQAFKEAMLKIGMDLPRGRYAYTELEALEAIKEIGFPAIIRASFTLAGGGSGVAYNIEEFQELAKSALEASPISEILIEESLLGWKEYEMEVIRDSKDNCIIVCCIENIDPMGVHTGDSITIAPSLTLTDKEYQRMRDASFAILREIGVDTGGSNVQFAIHPETLRMVVIEMNPRVSRSSALASKATGFPIAKVATMLAVGFSLDEIKNDITNTPASFEPSLDYIVVKIPRFAFEKFAGVSSTLGTSMKSIGEVMGIGGNFLEALQKALCSLENNWLGFESLSKDLESIKKEIRRPNFKRLLYIADAFRLKVSVDEVFELCQIDKWFLHQIQKLVEVEESINSSVLTNALKLRELKNLGFSDARIATKIRENENLEISAFEVELARKTLQITPNFEEVDTCAAEFLSLTPYLYSTYTPNVLKQAPIQKNREKKILIIGSGPNRIGQGIEFDYCCVHASFALKDLNIQSVMLNCNPETVSTDYDTSDTLYFEPIHFECVKAIIEREHVEGIIVHFGGQTPLKLAKDLAKMQAPIIGTPFKVIDIAEDREKFSLFLKELNIKQPENGMAKSIDEAYSIANLIGFPIIVRPSYVLGGQYMRTLENIEELRHYLENVTHSLEISPKNPLLIDKFLEKAIELDVDAICDKKDVYIAGILQHIEEAGIHSGDSACFIPSTLSSKILDEIEQTTAKIALHLGVVGLLNIQFAVYNDSLYLIEVNPRASRTVPFLSKALGIPLAKVATRVMVLEDLQEALKFYDKKGIVEYSKGVYKPKMPNFVALKEAVFPFNKLYGADLILGPEMKSTGEVMGIASSLGQAFFKAQMACFNPIKNKGLIFVSIKDKDKEKACDLLKRLVELGFELCATEGTHKALEKAGVKSLKVLKISEGRPNIIDLMMNGEISMAINTSDNKSQGDAKLIRTSVLKNHVSYFTTLSAVEVLLLALEKGSKEDKLLALQDYLG from the coding sequence TAGGTTCAGGTCCTATAGTTATTGGACAAGCTTGTGAGTTTGACTACTCAGGGACTCAAAGTTGTAAGACCTTAAAATCCTTGGGTTATAGAGTTATCTTAATCAATTCTAATCCCGCCACCGTGATGACTGACCCTGAATTTTCGCATAGAACTTACATTCAGCCTATTACCCCAGAAAACATTGCAGAAATCATTAAGAATGAAAAAATTGATGCCATTTTACCCACAATGGGTGGACAAACCGCTTTAAATGTGGTCTTAGAAATGCACAAAAGGGGCATGTTAGAAGGCATAGAGCTTTTAGGGGCTAAGATTGATGCGATTAAGAAAGGCGAAGACAGACAGGCTTTTAAAGAGGCTATGCTAAAAATTGGCATGGACTTACCTAGGGGGCGTTATGCCTACACAGAATTAGAAGCCTTAGAAGCGATTAAAGAAATTGGCTTTCCAGCCATTATTAGAGCGAGTTTCACTCTAGCTGGCGGAGGGAGTGGGGTAGCTTATAATATTGAAGAGTTTCAAGAATTAGCTAAGAGTGCCTTAGAAGCATCGCCCATTAGTGAAATTTTGATTGAAGAGTCCTTGCTAGGGTGGAAAGAATATGAAATGGAAGTCATACGAGACAGCAAGGATAATTGTATTATTGTGTGCTGTATTGAAAATATTGACCCCATGGGCGTGCATACCGGCGATAGCATAACGATTGCTCCTAGTCTCACTCTAACTGATAAAGAATACCAACGCATGCGAGATGCAAGCTTTGCGATTTTAAGAGAGATTGGCGTAGATACCGGCGGAAGCAATGTGCAATTTGCTATCCATCCAGAAACTTTAAGAATGGTTGTGATTGAAATGAACCCACGAGTAAGCCGAAGCTCTGCCTTAGCATCAAAAGCGACCGGTTTTCCTATCGCAAAAGTCGCAACCATGCTTGCAGTGGGCTTTAGCTTAGATGAAATCAAAAATGATATTACCAACACTCCAGCGAGTTTTGAGCCTAGTTTGGATTACATTGTGGTTAAAATCCCCCGCTTTGCGTTTGAAAAATTTGCCGGCGTTTCAAGCACTCTAGGAACTTCTATGAAAAGCATTGGCGAAGTGATGGGAATAGGGGGGAATTTTTTAGAAGCCTTACAAAAGGCGTTATGCTCTTTAGAAAATAATTGGCTAGGGTTTGAATCTTTAAGCAAAGATTTAGAGAGCATTAAAAAAGAAATCCGCCGACCAAATTTCAAGCGATTACTTTATATCGCTGATGCGTTTAGATTGAAAGTTTCTGTTGATGAAGTTTTTGAATTGTGTCAGATTGATAAGTGGTTTTTACACCAAATTCAAAAGCTAGTAGAAGTAGAAGAAAGCATTAATTCTAGCGTTTTAACTAACGCTTTAAAATTAAGAGAGCTTAAAAACTTAGGTTTTAGCGACGCTAGAATTGCAACCAAAATTAGAGAGAATGAAAATTTAGAAATAAGTGCGTTTGAAGTGGAATTAGCTAGAAAGACTTTACAAATTACGCCTAATTTTGAAGAAGTGGATACTTGTGCAGCGGAGTTTTTATCGCTCACGCCTTATTTATATTCTACCTATACCCCTAATGTTTTAAAACAAGCCCCCATTCAAAAAAATAGAGAAAAGAAAATTCTCATCATAGGTTCTGGACCTAATCGCATTGGTCAAGGCATTGAGTTTGATTATTGTTGCGTGCATGCAAGCTTTGCTTTAAAAGATTTAAACATTCAAAGTGTTATGCTTAATTGTAATCCAGAAACCGTAAGCACTGATTATGATACAAGCGATACACTTTATTTTGAACCCATTCACTTTGAGTGCGTGAAAGCGATTATAGAAAGAGAGCATGTAGAAGGTATTATCGTGCATTTTGGGGGACAAACGCCCCTAAAACTCGCTAAAGATTTAGCTAAAATGCAAGCCCCTATTATTGGCACGCCTTTTAAAGTGATTGATATTGCAGAAGATAGAGAAAAATTTTCACTCTTTTTAAAAGAGCTTAATATCAAACAGCCTGAAAATGGCATGGCAAAGAGTATTGATGAAGCTTATAGTATTGCTAATTTGATTGGTTTTCCTATCATTGTGCGTCCTAGCTATGTGCTAGGGGGGCAATATATGCGAACTTTAGAAAACATTGAAGAGTTACGCCATTATTTAGAAAATGTTACGCATTCTTTAGAGATTAGCCCTAAAAATCCGCTTTTAATTGATAAGTTTCTAGAAAAGGCGATTGAGTTAGATGTAGATGCCATTTGTGATAAAAAAGATGTCTATATTGCGGGCATTTTACAGCATATTGAAGAAGCAGGCATTCATTCAGGCGATTCGGCGTGCTTCATTCCTTCAACCCTAAGTTCTAAGATTTTAGATGAGATTGAACAAACCACTGCAAAAATCGCCCTTCATTTAGGTGTAGTGGGGCTATTAAATATTCAGTTTGCTGTTTATAATGATTCGCTTTATTTGATTGAAGTTAATCCTAGGGCAAGTAGGACGGTGCCATTTTTGAGCAAGGCTTTAGGCATTCCTTTAGCTAAAGTGGCTACTAGGGTTATGGTGTTAGAAGACTTACAAGAGGCTCTTAAATTTTATGATAAAAAGGGTATTGTGGAGTATTCTAAGGGAGTTTATAAACCTAAAATGCCAAATTTTGTGGCTTTAAAAGAGGCGGTTTTTCCTTTTAACAAACTCTATGGAGCAGATTTAATTCTAGGGCCTGAGATGAAAAGCACGGGCGAAGTTATGGGAATTGCGAGTTCTTTAGGGCAGGCATTTTTTAAGGCTCAAATGGCTTGTTTTAACCCTATTAAAAACAAGGGGCTGATTTTTGTTTCCATAAAAGATAAAGACAAAGAAAAAGCATGCGATTTATTGAAACGCTTAGTTGAATTAGGCTTTGAATTATGCGCTACAGAAGGCACGCATAAAGCCTTAGAAAAAGCCGGAGTAAAGTCTTTAAAAGTGCTTAAAATCTCAGAAGGCCGCCCTAATATTATAGACTTAATGATGAATGGAGAAATCAGTATGGCGATTAATACGAGCGATAATAAATCTCAAGGCGACGCCAAACTTATCCGCACTTCTGTGCTTAAAAATCATGTGAGTTATTTCACGACTTTAAGCGCTGTAGAAGTCTTACTCTTAGCGTTAGAAAAAGGTTCTAAAGAAGATAAATTACTAGCCTTACAAGATTATTTAGGGTAA